From the Desulfovibrio legallii genome, one window contains:
- a CDS encoding uracil-xanthine permease family protein, translated as MTSPTPGSIPGQRPAPAPTDYRLRLRDCVLGAQMLFVAFGALVLVPILTGLDSNVALFTAGVGTLLFQLCTRGKVPIFLASSFAFIAPIIYGVQTWGMPQTLGALVCCGFVYFIVSALVRWRGTEFVLRLLPPIVTGPVIMVIGLILAPVAVNMALGKTGDGAQQIVPGNLALWISMTSLAATVLVSLLGKGFLRLMPILCGIVAGLAACLILGVGDWSTVTAAPWLRLPHFMFPEFSLEPILFIVPITLAPVIEHFGDVVAISTITGKDYLKDPGIHTTMFGDGLATMAAGMVGGPPCTTYAEVIGAVGLTRVFNPAVMTWAALCAVLLSFVAKIGAFLGAIPVPVMGGIMILLFGAIMVVGLNTLVRAGKDLMEPRNMIIVALVIIFGVGGMQFNIGSFKLGGIGLAAVTGVALNLLLPRSRA; from the coding sequence ATGACCAGCCCCACCCCCGGCTCTATCCCCGGCCAGCGGCCCGCGCCCGCCCCCACCGACTACCGCCTGCGCCTGCGCGATTGCGTGCTGGGCGCGCAAATGCTTTTTGTGGCCTTCGGCGCATTGGTGCTGGTGCCCATCCTCACCGGCCTGGACAGCAATGTGGCCCTGTTCACGGCGGGCGTGGGCACACTGCTCTTCCAGCTCTGCACCAGAGGCAAGGTGCCCATCTTCCTGGCCTCTTCCTTCGCTTTTATCGCGCCCATCATCTACGGCGTGCAGACCTGGGGCATGCCGCAAACCCTGGGCGCGCTGGTCTGCTGCGGCTTTGTCTACTTTATTGTCAGCGCCCTGGTGCGCTGGCGCGGCACGGAATTTGTGCTGCGCCTGCTGCCACCCATCGTCACCGGGCCGGTCATCATGGTCATCGGGCTCATCCTCGCGCCTGTGGCCGTCAACATGGCCCTGGGCAAAACCGGCGACGGCGCGCAGCAGATCGTGCCCGGCAACCTGGCCCTCTGGATATCCATGACCTCTCTGGCGGCCACGGTGCTGGTTTCCTTGCTGGGCAAAGGCTTTTTGCGGCTCATGCCCATCCTCTGCGGCATCGTCGCCGGGCTGGCCGCCTGCCTCATCCTGGGCGTGGGCGACTGGAGCACGGTGACCGCCGCCCCCTGGCTGCGCCTGCCGCATTTTATGTTTCCGGAATTTTCGCTGGAACCCATCCTGTTCATTGTGCCCATCACCCTGGCCCCGGTCATTGAGCACTTTGGCGACGTGGTGGCCATCAGCACCATCACGGGCAAAGACTACCTCAAAGACCCCGGCATCCACACCACCATGTTCGGCGACGGCCTGGCCACCATGGCCGCGGGCATGGTGGGCGGACCGCCCTGCACCACCTACGCAGAGGTCATCGGCGCCGTGGGCCTGACCCGCGTTTTCAACCCCGCAGTCATGACCTGGGCCGCGCTCTGCGCTGTTCTGCTCTCCTTTGTGGCCAAAATCGGCGCTTTTCTGGGGGCCATCCCTGTGCCGGTCATGGGCGGCATCATGATTCTGCTCTTCGGGGCCATCATGGTGGTGGGTCTCAACACTCTGGTACGCGCGGGCAAGGACCTCATGGAGCCCCGCAACATGATCATCGTGGCCCTGGTCATCATCTTCGGCGTGGGCGGCATGCAGTTCAACATCGGCAGCTTCAAGCTCGGCGGCATCGGCTTGGCCGCCGTCACCGGTGTTGCCCTCAACCTGCTGCTGCCTCGTTCGCGCGCCTGA
- a CDS encoding translation initiation factor 2 yields the protein MRNMLACILALGLATGGCAWFGGDTDQKDVPPAQPQEQTAAPAPAPDASAPTKAGKKVDAKATKAEKSAKTAKAKGGKSAPKSEAQIAAELDMVGKRLAAQAARTVVPSKAEKQVRQQGKEYVASYVDVDTGNVSTELRPGAKGQYVGFVRYHENVFECRGKSRKEALTASCDQVKSRRLNELIRYDGSSWQY from the coding sequence ATGCGTAATATGCTGGCTTGTATATTGGCTTTGGGGCTTGCCACCGGCGGTTGCGCCTGGTTTGGCGGCGATACCGACCAAAAAGACGTTCCCCCCGCGCAGCCTCAGGAGCAGACTGCGGCCCCCGCCCCGGCCCCTGACGCCTCGGCGCCGACCAAAGCCGGCAAAAAGGTGGACGCCAAGGCCACCAAGGCCGAGAAGTCCGCCAAAACCGCCAAAGCCAAGGGGGGGAAGAGCGCGCCCAAGAGCGAAGCTCAGATTGCTGCGGAGCTGGATATGGTGGGCAAACGCCTGGCGGCCCAGGCGGCGCGTACGGTGGTGCCTTCCAAGGCGGAAAAGCAGGTGCGTCAGCAGGGTAAGGAATATGTGGCGTCGTATGTGGATGTGGATACCGGCAACGTGAGTACGGAACTGCGCCCCGGCGCCAAAGGCCAGTATGTGGGCTTTGTGCGCTACCACGAAAATGTTTTTGAGTGCCGCGGCAAGTCCAGAAAGGAAGCCCTCACCGCCTCTTGTGATCAGGTCAAGTCCCGGCGGCTTAACGAGCTGATCCGCTACGACGGCAGCTCCTGGCAATATTAG
- a CDS encoding DMT family transporter: protein MHMRGSVSGYIWILLAALLWSLLGVLSKFCLQAGVAPLETAFWRAALGCALFFLHAGLTGALRVRPLHALAFMAFGVWGVGVFFGAMQYSIKLSGGATAVVLLYTAPVWVAVFSRLLFRERITGRKATAILAALAGTALVCLSGGSLPGEPSAAGIACGLLAGLCYATHYPFYRWWQPRYGTAAIYAFMLLGGILALTPWVPLPPHYNPTTWGWLSALGLLTCYLAYICYGQGLQKISLVRAAVTCHLEPVLGTLWVWLFWDETFPPTGWLGGALVLAAVALLSTDSSRE from the coding sequence ATGCACATGCGCGGCTCCGTGAGCGGCTATATCTGGATTTTGCTGGCGGCCCTGCTCTGGTCCCTGCTGGGTGTGCTTTCCAAATTCTGTCTGCAGGCGGGCGTGGCCCCGCTGGAAACGGCCTTCTGGCGGGCGGCGCTCGGCTGCGCCCTGTTTTTCCTGCACGCCGGGCTCACGGGCGCGCTGCGCGTGCGCCCGCTCCACGCGCTCGCCTTTATGGCCTTCGGCGTCTGGGGCGTGGGGGTCTTTTTCGGGGCCATGCAGTATTCCATCAAGCTCAGCGGCGGGGCCACGGCAGTGGTGCTGCTGTACACGGCTCCGGTCTGGGTGGCGGTCTTCTCCCGCCTGCTGTTCCGCGAACGCATCACGGGCCGCAAGGCCACGGCCATTCTGGCGGCCCTGGCGGGCACGGCCCTGGTCTGCCTTTCGGGCGGCAGCCTGCCGGGCGAACCCTCAGCGGCGGGCATTGCCTGCGGCCTGCTGGCGGGCCTGTGCTATGCCACGCACTACCCCTTCTATCGTTGGTGGCAGCCGCGCTACGGCACTGCCGCCATCTACGCCTTTATGCTTCTGGGCGGCATTCTGGCCCTGACCCCCTGGGTGCCGCTGCCGCCTCACTACAACCCGACAACCTGGGGCTGGCTGAGCGCTCTGGGCCTGCTAACCTGCTACCTTGCTTACATCTGCTATGGCCAGGGCCTGCAAAAGATCAGCCTGGTACGGGCCGCCGTCACCTGTCACCTGGAACCCGTGCTGGGCACGCTCTGGGTCTGGCTGTTCTGGGACGAAACCTTTCCCCCGACGGGCTGGCTGGGCGGCGCGCTGGTGCTGGCCGCCGTGGCCCTGCTGAGCACGGACAGTTCGCGGGAATAG
- the upp gene encoding uracil phosphoribosyltransferase, with protein sequence MAVHIVNHPLVRHKLGILRQASTSTHEFRAVSNEVARLLIYEATKNMLTETLTVQGWAGPVDVEAISGKKVTVVPILRAGLGLMDGVLDMIPGARISVVGMYRNESTLEPVEYYVKLASDLDQRLAIILDPMLATGGSIIAAIDLLKKHGCRQICSLNLVCAPEGIAKVEAKHPDVDIYTAAVDDHLNENGYIIPGLGDAGDRIFGTK encoded by the coding sequence ATGGCTGTGCATATTGTTAACCACCCTCTGGTGCGCCACAAGCTGGGCATCTTGCGGCAGGCGTCCACCTCCACCCACGAATTTCGCGCCGTTTCCAACGAAGTGGCCCGTCTGCTCATTTACGAAGCCACCAAAAACATGCTGACGGAAACCCTCACCGTGCAGGGCTGGGCCGGACCGGTGGACGTGGAAGCCATCTCCGGCAAAAAGGTCACGGTGGTGCCCATCCTGCGGGCGGGTCTGGGCCTGATGGACGGCGTACTGGACATGATCCCCGGCGCGCGCATCAGCGTGGTGGGCATGTACCGCAACGAAAGCACCCTGGAACCCGTGGAATACTATGTGAAGCTGGCCAGCGACCTGGACCAGCGCCTGGCCATCATCCTTGACCCCATGCTGGCCACGGGCGGCTCCATCATCGCAGCCATAGACCTGCTCAAAAAGCACGGCTGCCGACAGATCTGCAGCCTCAACCTGGTCTGCGCGCCCGAAGGCATCGCCAAGGTGGAAGCCAAGCATCCCGATGTGGACATCTATACCGCCGCCGTGGACGACCACCTGAACGAAAACGGCTATATCATCCCCGGCCTCGGCGACGCCGGGGATCGTATTTTCGGCACCAAATAA
- a CDS encoding GDSL-type esterase/lipase family protein: protein MILVCLGDSLTYGYGVPRPRVWPTLLGSMTGLDVRNAGINGDTTSGMLARFQTDVLAAQADAVCLMGGFNDLALGAGPGTVRANLFALVQQCFHARVRPILGVPIAVRHPLTFPLLRSVNMDQACAAYEDLHAWLRLLAADFGLSCLDFARYFAKHAAAAPDPAAALAALYSDGLHPSEAGHSLMAQEAARLLRA from the coding sequence ATGATTCTGGTCTGCCTGGGCGACAGCCTGACTTACGGCTATGGCGTGCCGCGCCCCCGCGTCTGGCCCACGTTGCTGGGCAGCATGACCGGCTTGGACGTGCGCAATGCCGGCATCAACGGCGACACCACCAGCGGCATGCTGGCCCGGTTTCAAACCGACGTGCTGGCAGCGCAGGCCGACGCCGTGTGCCTTATGGGCGGCTTCAACGACCTGGCCCTGGGCGCGGGCCCCGGGACCGTGCGGGCCAACCTTTTCGCCCTGGTGCAGCAATGCTTCCACGCCCGCGTGCGGCCCATTCTGGGCGTGCCCATCGCCGTGCGCCACCCCCTGACCTTTCCCCTGCTGCGCAGCGTAAACATGGACCAGGCCTGCGCAGCCTACGAAGACCTGCACGCCTGGCTGCGCCTGCTGGCCGCCGATTTTGGCCTCTCCTGCCTGGACTTCGCCCGTTACTTTGCCAAACACGCGGCCGCCGCCCCCGACCCCGCAGCCGCCCTGGCCGCCCTCTACAGTGACGGCCTGCACCCATCCGAAGCCGGCCACAGCCTTATGGCCCAAGAGGCCGCCCGCCTGCTGCGCGCGTAG
- the cobM gene encoding precorrin-4 C(11)-methyltransferase: MHSTPADTPSPAPRQAPRPGMVTFVGAGPGDPELLTIKGRKAIEEATLVLYAGSLVPPAVVACAAPEAEVLDSAPLTLEECHALVRATALAGGTVARVHTGDPSLYGALREQAALLEAEGIPWKVIPGVTAACAAAAAGGVTFTVPEVTQSLIITRLEGRTPVPERESLAALAAHGSSMAVYLSAREAGTLQAELLRHLPPETAVLCAHLVGWPEEELHWTRLADLAHCVARHNLTRQTVFLILPGECRKGTASRLYAADFAHACRAARNGAEKDQD; the protein is encoded by the coding sequence ATGCACTCCACCCCTGCAGACACACCCTCCCCAGCCCCGCGCCAGGCCCCCCGGCCCGGCATGGTCACCTTTGTGGGCGCCGGCCCCGGCGACCCGGAACTGCTCACCATTAAAGGCCGCAAAGCCATAGAAGAAGCCACCCTGGTGCTCTACGCGGGCTCCCTGGTGCCCCCCGCCGTGGTAGCCTGCGCCGCGCCCGAAGCGGAAGTGCTGGATTCCGCCCCTCTGACTCTGGAGGAATGCCACGCCCTGGTGCGGGCCACAGCCCTGGCCGGGGGCACGGTGGCCCGCGTGCACACGGGCGACCCCTCTCTTTACGGCGCGCTGCGCGAACAGGCCGCGCTGCTGGAGGCCGAGGGCATCCCCTGGAAGGTCATCCCCGGCGTCACCGCCGCCTGCGCCGCGGCTGCGGCCGGGGGCGTGACCTTTACCGTGCCGGAAGTGACCCAGAGCCTGATCATTACCCGGCTGGAGGGCCGCACCCCCGTGCCGGAACGCGAAAGCCTGGCCGCCCTGGCCGCCCACGGCAGTTCTATGGCCGTTTATCTTTCGGCCCGCGAGGCCGGCACATTGCAGGCAGAGCTGCTGCGCCACCTCCCGCCGGAAACAGCCGTGCTCTGCGCGCATCTGGTGGGCTGGCCCGAAGAAGAACTGCACTGGACCCGGCTGGCGGATCTGGCCCACTGCGTGGCCCGGCACAACCTTACCCGGCAGACGGTTTTTCTGATCCTACCCGGCGAATGCCGCAAAGGCACGGCCTCGCGCCTCTACGCCGCGGACTTTGCCCACGCCTGCCGTGCCGCCCGCAATGGGGCGGAAAAAGATCAGGACTAG
- the cbiD gene encoding cobalt-precorrin-5B (C(1))-methyltransferase CbiD: MKTVLREGFTTGSAATGAALAALCLLREGHAPHEVDVPLPPFAPAPADVRPANPSPAGGEGGALTDVPHVWRRLPVAFCGSGPAPELCDPPQPLPAGRAAHAVVIKDGGDDPDATHGARITVTVIEGADAAEDPTEARQTAGSPDRPSPPIHIDGGPGVGRVTLPGLPVPVGAAAINPVPRRQMEWALRHALQTHPGARRPLTVLVSVPQGAALAEHTFNSRLGIVGGISILGTQGTVRPFSHAAWKATIAQGLEVVRATGCPAVGLSTGRRSERLLMARHPHLPALAFVQVADFAAFSLKAAGALPNIQIIWGCFFGKLLKLAQGHAYTHARSADLDLETLAALCRKHGAACSQAVARCTTAAQALELLLPEAAGPAVLRAVTAQAAGVAAGFAGRPVRLHLFHTDGRELVTL, from the coding sequence ATGAAAACCGTGCTGCGCGAAGGCTTCACCACTGGCAGCGCAGCCACGGGCGCGGCTCTGGCGGCCCTCTGCCTGCTGCGGGAAGGCCATGCCCCTCACGAGGTGGACGTGCCCTTGCCCCCTTTTGCCCCCGCGCCAGCCGATGTCCGACCAGCCAACCCTTCGCCCGCCGGAGGAGAAGGCGGGGCGCTCACAGACGTTCCCCACGTCTGGCGCAGGCTGCCCGTGGCCTTTTGCGGATCCGGTCCCGCCCCCGAACTGTGCGACCCGCCGCAGCCGCTTCCGGCCGGGCGCGCGGCCCACGCGGTGGTGATCAAGGACGGCGGGGACGACCCGGACGCCACCCACGGCGCGCGCATCACCGTCACCGTCATCGAAGGCGCGGACGCTGCGGAAGACCCGACGGAAGCGCGCCAGACCGCAGGCAGCCCCGATCGCCCCTCCCCGCCCATCCATATTGACGGCGGTCCCGGCGTGGGCCGGGTTACCCTGCCCGGCCTGCCCGTGCCCGTGGGCGCGGCGGCCATCAACCCCGTACCCCGCCGGCAAATGGAATGGGCCCTGCGCCACGCCCTGCAGACCCATCCCGGCGCGCGCCGCCCGCTCACCGTGCTGGTCAGCGTGCCCCAAGGCGCGGCCCTGGCCGAGCACACCTTCAACTCGCGGCTGGGCATTGTGGGGGGCATCTCCATTCTGGGCACCCAGGGCACGGTGCGGCCGTTCAGCCACGCCGCCTGGAAGGCCACCATCGCCCAAGGACTGGAAGTAGTCCGGGCCACGGGCTGCCCCGCCGTGGGGCTGAGCACAGGACGGCGCTCCGAACGCCTGCTTATGGCCCGGCATCCCCACCTGCCCGCCCTGGCTTTTGTGCAGGTGGCGGATTTTGCGGCTTTTTCCCTTAAAGCCGCCGGGGCCTTGCCGAACATACAGATTATCTGGGGCTGTTTTTTCGGCAAACTGCTCAAACTGGCGCAAGGCCACGCCTACACCCACGCCCGCAGCGCCGACCTGGACCTGGAAACCCTGGCTGCCCTTTGCCGAAAGCACGGCGCTGCCTGCTCCCAGGCCGTGGCCCGCTGCACCACGGCGGCCCAGGCCCTGGAACTGCTGCTGCCCGAGGCTGCAGGCCCCGCCGTGCTGCGCGCCGTGACGGCCCAAGCCGCTGGTGTGGCGGCCGGCTTTGCGGGACGCCCCGTACGGCTGCACCTTTTTCATACCGACGGTCGGGAGCTGGTGACGTTATGA
- the thrB gene encoding homoserine kinase, whose translation MAATALIAAPKAALPCVVLIGMAGAGKTTVGSALAQELDWAFVDSDHLIEAVYGARLQDITDALGKRAFLDAEATVVCAIRAQRTVIATGGSVVYRPAAMAHLASLGPLVFLDVPFQLIEERVARNPERGIAMNPGESLRDIFDERQALYSRYARVHCPALESPQACARWIRANLPPHSLDPRG comes from the coding sequence ATGGCTGCTACCGCTCTTATTGCCGCCCCCAAGGCCGCTCTGCCCTGTGTTGTGCTTATCGGCATGGCCGGAGCGGGCAAAACCACCGTAGGCAGCGCGTTGGCCCAGGAACTGGACTGGGCCTTTGTGGACAGCGACCACCTTATTGAAGCCGTCTACGGCGCGCGTCTTCAGGATATCACCGACGCTCTGGGCAAAAGGGCCTTTCTTGATGCCGAAGCCACGGTCGTCTGCGCCATCCGCGCGCAGCGCACAGTCATTGCCACCGGCGGCAGCGTGGTCTACAGGCCGGCGGCCATGGCGCATCTGGCCTCCCTGGGGCCGCTGGTTTTTCTGGACGTACCCTTTCAACTTATTGAAGAGCGCGTGGCCCGCAATCCGGAACGCGGCATCGCCATGAACCCCGGCGAAAGCCTGCGCGATATTTTTGACGAACGCCAGGCCCTCTACAGCCGTTACGCCAGAGTGCACTGCCCGGCCCTTGAGAGCCCCCAGGCCTGCGCCCGCTGGATCCGCGCCAATCTCCCGCCGCACAGCCTGGACCCCAGGGGGTAA
- the cbiE gene encoding precorrin-6y C5,15-methyltransferase (decarboxylating) subunit CbiE: protein MKQQILLPGIPLPEPAAPPRSDAADAPPASFGNKAVTAVDMSAASAVPPAVTDSVDAAPNPSGKVTDGAGRNLPHPWPQRAVPDTEARPADEPHPSPDAPAAAAAAAPEPEDWPPMSQMLQSMFIFEPTTAVPAPITVLGLDCGRPRDLAGLPAYARSLVLEADVICGGRALLEELTGQRCPPDHHPDREHDSAATTDVAAAAPQGTPLSGAAAAALPSLDAAAAPPPVLTARLLPLTTPLENVLARLSQLRAMGERVLVLADGDPLLFGIGATLVRLLGEEAVRLLPAVSSLQQACARLALPWHKVICLSLHGRDDLGPLNAAAGKNAPLCVLTDARTTPDVLARHLLDRGVDWFDAHVFERMGAPDEAVHHLSMAAAAGRNFGPACTLILTPREASRRPCLGLNSEELAVERGLISKKPVRAAALALLRIAPRHVVWDIGAGSGAVALEAAVLAHEGRVVAVERSAGRAMSIQENRRRFGVAILDVRLGEAPECLPALPDPQRVFIGGGLSGEDGEDILGHVCHRLPVGGRVVASCVLLETLCLCRRFFERLGWPVEIEQIAAAEGRPLGGDVHLAAMNPVFLLAAQKPEPGAPAPVRAV from the coding sequence ATGAAACAACAAATCCTCTTGCCCGGAATCCCCCTGCCGGAACCGGCCGCCCCGCCCCGATCCGACGCTGCGGACGCGCCCCCGGCGTCTTTCGGGAACAAAGCCGTCACTGCCGTGGACATGTCCGCAGCGTCCGCCGTCCCGCCTGCTGTTACGGACAGCGTCGATGCGGCGCCAAACCCGTCCGGAAAAGTAACCGACGGGGCAGGCCGGAACCTGCCCCACCCCTGGCCCCAACGCGCCGTTCCCGACACCGAAGCCCGTCCGGCAGACGAGCCCCATCCTTCCCCGGACGCTCCGGCCGCCGCAGCAGCGGCCGCCCCGGAGCCCGAAGACTGGCCACCCATGAGCCAGATGCTCCAGTCCATGTTCATCTTTGAGCCCACCACGGCAGTCCCCGCGCCCATTACCGTGCTGGGCCTGGACTGCGGCCGCCCGCGCGACCTGGCCGGACTGCCGGCCTACGCCCGGTCCCTGGTTTTGGAGGCGGACGTCATCTGCGGCGGCAGGGCCCTGCTGGAGGAACTGACAGGACAGCGCTGCCCGCCGGACCATCATCCAGACCGTGAACACGACAGCGCGGCAACCACGGACGTTGCTGCTGCGGCCCCCCAGGGCACTCCCCTTTCCGGCGCTGCTGCGGCCGCGCTGCCCTCCCTCGACGCGGCCGCAGCCCCACCGCCGGTCCTCACGGCCCGCCTGCTGCCGCTGACCACACCATTGGAAAATGTCCTCGCCCGCCTGAGTCAGCTGCGCGCCATGGGCGAACGCGTGCTGGTGCTGGCGGACGGCGACCCGCTGTTGTTCGGCATCGGGGCCACCTTGGTGCGGCTGCTGGGGGAAGAGGCCGTGCGGCTGCTGCCGGCGGTCAGTTCCTTGCAGCAGGCCTGCGCCCGTCTGGCCCTGCCCTGGCACAAAGTCATCTGCCTTTCCCTGCACGGCCGCGACGACCTGGGGCCGCTCAACGCGGCTGCGGGTAAAAACGCGCCCCTCTGCGTGCTCACAGACGCGCGCACTACCCCCGATGTGCTGGCACGGCACCTGCTGGACCGGGGCGTAGACTGGTTTGACGCCCATGTTTTTGAGCGCATGGGCGCGCCGGACGAAGCTGTGCACCATCTGAGCATGGCTGCGGCTGCGGGCCGCAACTTCGGCCCGGCCTGCACCCTGATCCTCACGCCGCGCGAAGCGTCGCGTCGCCCTTGCCTGGGGCTGAACAGCGAAGAACTGGCTGTAGAACGCGGCCTGATCAGCAAAAAGCCCGTGCGGGCCGCGGCTCTGGCCCTGTTGCGCATTGCGCCGCGTCATGTGGTCTGGGATATTGGCGCAGGCTCCGGGGCTGTGGCGCTGGAGGCTGCCGTACTGGCCCACGAAGGTCGGGTGGTGGCTGTGGAACGTTCCGCCGGGCGGGCCATGAGCATCCAGGAAAACCGCCGCCGCTTCGGTGTGGCCATTCTGGACGTGCGCCTGGGCGAGGCCCCGGAATGCCTGCCCGCCCTGCCCGACCCGCAGCGCGTCTTTATCGGCGGCGGTCTTTCCGGCGAAGACGGCGAAGACATCCTGGGCCACGTCTGCCACCGCCTGCCTGTGGGCGGCCGGGTAGTGGCCAGTTGCGTGCTGCTGGAGACCCTCTGCCTCTGCCGTCGCTTTTTCGAACGCCTGGGCTGGCCCGTAGAAATTGAACAGATCGCCGCCGCCGAAGGTCGCCCCCTGGGCGGTGACGTACACCTGGCGGCCATGAATCCCGTTTTCCTGCTGGCAGCCCAAAAGCCGGAGCCAGGCGCGCCCGCGCCGGTCCGCGCCGTCTGA
- a CDS encoding DUF362 domain-containing protein: MPSTVYFAASRTRSHEDSKLAKLARLCDALGLKKILKKNDLAAVKLHFGEYGNDTHLNPTLVRQVVDKMLEAGAKPFLTDTTTLYSGTRHNAVDHLNTAYRHGFTSAVAGAPVILADGLYGENDVPVRINAKHFKTVHIATEIRRAPAMVVLSHFKGHEMAGFGGAIKNLAMGGAAVRGKRDQHATHVSVEAETCIGCGKCVKVCPQQALSLHNKKSVLDKARCIGCFECMTVCPVKAISLDWATEMVPFMERLTEYAYGAVKGRGKRVCYINFVLNVTPDCDCVGWSDLPLVPDVGLLASTDPVALDQACLDMVNAAPRLDPALNGAPDVFVARWPHTRGEVQLSYGQSLGLGNREYVLKKI, translated from the coding sequence ATGCCCTCTACAGTCTATTTTGCGGCCTCCCGCACCCGATCCCACGAGGACAGCAAGCTGGCCAAGCTGGCCCGCCTCTGCGACGCTCTGGGCCTGAAAAAAATCCTGAAAAAAAATGATCTGGCCGCCGTCAAGCTGCACTTTGGCGAATACGGCAACGACACCCACCTCAACCCCACCCTGGTGCGCCAGGTGGTGGACAAAATGCTGGAAGCCGGGGCCAAACCCTTCCTTACCGATACCACCACGCTCTATTCCGGCACGCGCCACAATGCCGTGGACCACCTCAACACGGCCTACCGGCACGGCTTCACCTCCGCAGTGGCGGGCGCGCCCGTCATCCTGGCCGACGGTCTGTACGGCGAAAACGACGTGCCCGTGCGCATCAACGCCAAGCACTTCAAAACCGTACACATTGCTACGGAAATCCGCCGCGCGCCAGCCATGGTTGTGCTCTCGCACTTCAAGGGGCACGAAATGGCGGGCTTTGGCGGGGCCATCAAAAACCTGGCCATGGGCGGCGCGGCCGTACGCGGCAAGCGCGACCAGCACGCCACCCACGTCAGCGTGGAGGCCGAAACCTGTATCGGCTGCGGCAAATGCGTTAAGGTCTGTCCGCAGCAGGCCCTGAGCCTGCACAACAAAAAAAGCGTACTGGATAAAGCGCGCTGCATCGGCTGCTTTGAATGCATGACCGTCTGCCCGGTCAAGGCCATCAGCCTGGACTGGGCCACAGAAATGGTCCCCTTTATGGAACGCCTTACCGAATACGCCTACGGCGCGGTCAAGGGCCGGGGCAAGCGCGTCTGTTACATCAACTTTGTGCTCAACGTGACCCCGGACTGCGACTGCGTGGGCTGGAGCGACCTGCCCCTGGTGCCCGACGTGGGCCTGCTGGCCTCCACCGACCCGGTGGCTCTGGACCAGGCCTGTCTGGACATGGTCAATGCCGCGCCCCGGCTGGATCCCGCTCTCAACGGCGCTCCGGACGTTTTTGTCGCCCGCTGGCCCCACACCAGGGGCGAAGTGCAATTGAGCTACGGCCAGAGCTTGGGCCTGGGCAACCGGGAGTATGTGCTCAAAAAAATCTGA
- a CDS encoding OmpA family protein has product MKSFRLLVLAAALVLSYAVVAAAAPACNKKIESFDFVVDYSGSMMMKNAQLKQDKIVVAKNVLQRVNAAIPALSYNGGLHTISPNGTIVAQGPWDRAAMSAGINKLRSGFQIFGRMTSMGNGLQVYEPFLSSMKRDAALILVTDGDNNRGTDLVEVARQLYASQRNLVVHIISLADTKNGEATIKQIAALNPNSIVVRGEELATSDAAVERFVLAVFCQDEDVIVLRGVHFAFNSYALDGKAMGILNEAAGLIKSNPNKRVILSGWTDWIGSDAYNMKLSQERANSVKNYLVKQGIPASRMTSIGRGKSFKYNNKTDEGRAMNRRTEISFE; this is encoded by the coding sequence ATGAAATCATTTCGTCTTCTTGTTCTGGCGGCTGCACTTGTGTTGAGCTACGCCGTGGTCGCGGCGGCCGCACCCGCGTGCAATAAAAAAATCGAAAGTTTCGACTTCGTCGTGGACTACTCCGGGTCCATGATGATGAAAAACGCCCAGCTCAAGCAGGATAAAATTGTGGTGGCCAAAAACGTGCTGCAGCGCGTGAACGCGGCCATCCCCGCCCTGAGCTACAACGGCGGCCTGCACACCATTTCGCCCAACGGCACCATCGTGGCTCAGGGCCCCTGGGACCGCGCCGCCATGTCTGCGGGCATCAACAAGCTGCGCAGCGGCTTCCAGATCTTCGGCCGTATGACCAGCATGGGCAACGGACTGCAGGTCTATGAACCCTTCCTTTCCAGCATGAAGCGCGACGCCGCCCTCATTCTGGTGACCGATGGCGACAACAACCGCGGTACCGACCTGGTGGAAGTGGCCCGTCAGCTCTACGCCAGCCAGCGTAACCTGGTGGTGCACATCATCTCCCTGGCCGACACCAAAAACGGCGAAGCCACCATCAAGCAGATTGCCGCTCTGAACCCCAACAGCATCGTGGTGCGCGGCGAAGAGCTGGCCACCAGCGACGCCGCCGTGGAACGCTTTGTGCTGGCCGTGTTCTGCCAGGACGAGGACGTGATCGTGCTGCGTGGCGTGCACTTTGCTTTCAACTCTTACGCTCTTGACGGCAAGGCCATGGGCATCCTTAACGAAGCCGCCGGCCTGATTAAGTCCAACCCCAACAAGCGCGTGATCCTCTCCGGCTGGACCGACTGGATCGGCTCTGACGCTTACAACATGAAGCTCTCGCAGGAGCGCGCCAATTCCGTGAAGAACTACCTGGTGAAGCAGGGCATCCCCGCCAGCCGCATGACTTCCATTGGCCGCGGCAAGTCCTTCAAGTACAACAACAAGACTGATGAAGGCCGCGCCATGAACCGGCGTACCGAAATCTCTTTCGAGTAG